The following are encoded together in the Rhinopithecus roxellana isolate Shanxi Qingling chromosome 5, ASM756505v1, whole genome shotgun sequence genome:
- the BCL2L10 gene encoding bcl-2-like protein 10, protein MADPLRERTERLLADYLGCCAREPGTPEPRPSTPEAAVLRSAAARLRQLHRSFFSAYLGYPGNRVELVALMAEAVLSDSPGPTWGRVVSLVTFAGTLLEREPLVTAWWKKRSFQPRLKEQEGDVARDCQRLVALLSSRLTGQHRAWLQAQGGWDGFCHFFRTPFPLAFWRKLLIQAFLACLLTTAFGYLWTRLL, encoded by the exons ATGGCTGACCCGTTGCGCGAGCGCACCGAGCGGTTGCTGGCCGACTATCTGGGGTGCTGCGCCCGGGAACCCGGCACCCCCGAGCCGAGGCCGTCCACGCCCGAGGCCGCCGTGCTGCGCTCCGCGGCGGCCAGGTTACGGCAGCTCCACCGGTCCTTCTTCTCTGCCTACCTCGGCTACCCCGGGAACCGCGTCGAGCTGGTGGCGCTGATGGCGGAGGCCGTGCTCTCCGACAGCCCCGGCCCCACCTGGGGCAGGGTGGTGTCGCTGGTGACCTTCGCGGGGACGCTGCTGGAGAGAGAGCCGCTGGTGACAGCCTGGTGGAAGAAGCGGAGCTTCCAGCCGCGGCTGAAGGAGCAGGAGGGCGACGTCGCCCGGGACTGCCAGCGCCTGGTGGCCTTGCTGAGCTCGCGGCTCACGGGGCAGCACCGCGCCTGGCTTCAGGCTCAGGGCGGCTGG GATGGCTTTTGTCACTTCTTCAGGACCCCCTTTCCGCTGGCTTTTTGGAGAAAACTGCTGATCCAGGCTTTCCTGGCATGCTTGTTAACAACAGCCTTCGGTTACCTCTGGACACGATTattatga